The Thermococcus thermotolerans genome contains a region encoding:
- a CDS encoding NAD(P)/FAD-dependent oxidoreductase — protein sequence MKVVVIGSGTAGSNFALFMRKLDRKAEIVVIGKEETMQYSPCALPHVISGTIEKPEDVIVFPNEFYEKQKIKLMLGTEVKAIDRGRKVVITDKGEVPYDKLVLAVGSKAFVPPIKGVENKGVFTLKSLDDVRRIKAYIAERKPKKAVVIGAGLIGLEGAEAFAKLGMEVLVVELMDRLMPTMLDRDTAKLVQKEMEANGVSFRFGVGVSEIVGSPVRAVRIGDEEVPADLVLVATGVRANVDLAKAAGLEVHWGIVVNEHLQTSDPDIYAIGDCAEVVDGVTGERTLSQLGTSAVRMAKVAAEHIAGKDVAFRPVFNTAITELFGLEIGTFGITEERAKKGGIEIAVGKFKGSTKPEYYPGGKPITVKVIFRKSDRKLIGAQIVGGERVWGRIMTLSALAQKGATVEDVVYLETAYAPPVSPTIDPISIAAEMALRKLR from the coding sequence ATGAAAGTCGTCGTCATCGGTTCTGGCACAGCGGGAAGCAACTTCGCGCTCTTCATGCGCAAGCTCGACAGAAAGGCCGAAATAGTTGTCATCGGAAAGGAGGAGACCATGCAGTACTCCCCCTGCGCCCTGCCGCACGTGATAAGCGGCACGATAGAGAAGCCGGAGGATGTAATAGTCTTCCCGAACGAGTTCTATGAGAAGCAGAAGATAAAGCTCATGCTCGGCACCGAGGTTAAGGCAATAGACCGCGGGAGGAAGGTCGTCATAACCGACAAGGGTGAAGTCCCCTACGACAAGCTTGTCTTAGCTGTGGGCTCGAAGGCCTTCGTCCCGCCGATAAAGGGCGTCGAGAACAAGGGGGTTTTCACGCTCAAGAGCCTCGACGACGTGCGCAGAATCAAGGCCTACATCGCCGAGAGGAAGCCGAAGAAGGCCGTTGTGATAGGCGCCGGCTTAATCGGCCTTGAGGGAGCTGAAGCCTTCGCGAAGCTCGGCATGGAGGTTTTAGTGGTAGAGCTCATGGACAGGCTCATGCCGACGATGCTCGACAGAGACACCGCCAAGCTCGTCCAGAAGGAGATGGAAGCCAACGGCGTTTCCTTCCGCTTCGGCGTTGGTGTGAGCGAGATAGTCGGCAGTCCGGTCAGGGCTGTTAGAATAGGCGACGAGGAAGTTCCGGCAGACCTAGTTCTCGTCGCCACCGGCGTCAGGGCAAACGTCGACCTCGCAAAGGCGGCAGGCCTTGAGGTGCACTGGGGCATAGTAGTTAACGAGCATCTCCAGACGAGCGACCCTGACATCTACGCGATAGGTGACTGCGCCGAGGTAGTCGATGGCGTGACCGGCGAGAGAACCCTCAGCCAGCTTGGAACGAGCGCCGTCAGAATGGCCAAGGTCGCGGCGGAACACATAGCCGGAAAGGACGTCGCCTTCAGGCCGGTCTTCAACACTGCCATAACCGAGCTCTTTGGCCTCGAAATAGGCACCTTCGGAATAACGGAGGAGAGGGCAAAGAAAGGGGGCATCGAGATAGCCGTCGGAAAGTTCAAGGGCTCAACGAAGCCGGAATACTACCCCGGCGGGAAGCCCATAACGGTCAAGGTCATCTTCAGGAAGTCCGATAGAAAGCTCATCGGCGCCCAGATAGTCGGCGGGGAAAGGGTGTGGGGCAGGATAATGACGCTCTCGGCTTTGGCCCAGAAAGGGGCGACCGTTGAGGACGTCGTTTACCTTGAGACAGCCTATGCCCCGCCGGTGAGCCCGACCATCGACCCGATAAGCATCGCCGCCGAGATGGCCCTTAGAAAGCTCCGCTGA
- a CDS encoding endonuclease/exonuclease/phosphatase family protein, with translation MKGDDRNRILLGLGTGVLLASSLRIFVAGAYSSLEKTFFYGMNFPSGLGILLLLLAAFLVGRMSRKAGAALIAAYAIAVLITDATEYTHLVAAFALPVALALVKELDIKYLTMGLVADLSLRVLAVGAEPADFPYTRVILALFLFLGAYALWKEPGTLKKPGFGLYAFAALLELGLIYPNAVMRYSGMAVYYLPQFIGFAFVIALALLLGPYLARKPGMAMVLLIIGSATLFLKPLSLFGLPMALASTIALVESAKGSRGGVIGAFYLFLVATLAIGAYVGRDIGLPFMEDRLEALILAASMIYVLSAYGKKVEVKLPSTREVAGPFAGLALASVIVLALFNAGPTYAEAKKDVLIWTYNVHQGFGPYDGTFNGYELVNLLSEQRPDIWLGQEVVGGMIANAYQDVPLFVSAHLGYAYEYKPAVEGTYGIAVFSHWHMNTVGELNLESVGQVRPAQKVSVDELGLTIVNVHMGLSEEERAMQAEELLKFAEASPVAQIIAGDTNAEPYERAIEILTRDYRDAFPERPPYTFLWERNGVVDKENIDYILLKKDWPARVRDYGCLCDVLVSDHRPVWALIELR, from the coding sequence ATGAAGGGCGATGATCGGAATAGAATACTGCTTGGTCTCGGAACCGGCGTCCTGCTGGCTTCATCCCTCCGAATCTTTGTGGCAGGGGCATACTCAAGCCTCGAAAAGACTTTCTTCTACGGGATGAACTTTCCCTCCGGGCTTGGAATCCTCCTGCTCCTTCTCGCTGCGTTCCTCGTCGGAAGGATGAGCAGAAAGGCCGGCGCAGCCCTAATAGCGGCCTACGCAATAGCCGTTCTGATAACCGATGCAACCGAATACACGCACCTCGTGGCGGCCTTCGCCCTGCCGGTCGCTCTGGCCCTCGTCAAGGAGCTTGACATCAAATACCTAACCATGGGACTCGTCGCTGACCTGAGCCTCCGCGTCTTGGCGGTCGGAGCCGAGCCGGCTGACTTCCCCTACACGAGGGTTATCCTGGCGCTCTTCCTGTTCCTGGGAGCCTACGCCCTCTGGAAGGAACCCGGAACCCTCAAGAAGCCGGGCTTTGGCCTCTACGCCTTCGCCGCTCTGCTTGAGCTTGGACTCATCTACCCCAACGCGGTGATGCGCTATTCTGGAATGGCGGTCTACTATCTGCCCCAGTTCATAGGCTTCGCCTTCGTCATTGCTTTGGCCCTTCTCTTGGGGCCGTATCTCGCGAGAAAGCCGGGAATGGCCATGGTGCTCCTCATAATCGGCTCGGCAACGCTCTTCCTCAAGCCGCTATCGCTGTTCGGCCTTCCGATGGCTCTGGCCTCAACCATTGCCCTCGTCGAGAGCGCGAAGGGGAGCAGAGGGGGAGTCATCGGGGCCTTCTATCTGTTCCTCGTCGCTACGCTCGCTATCGGCGCCTACGTCGGCAGGGACATCGGTCTGCCCTTCATGGAGGACAGGCTTGAGGCCCTTATTTTAGCTGCCTCGATGATCTATGTTCTCTCCGCCTACGGGAAAAAGGTGGAAGTCAAACTTCCAAGCACAAGGGAGGTCGCCGGCCCCTTTGCTGGCTTGGCCCTTGCCTCTGTCATCGTTCTGGCGCTCTTCAATGCGGGGCCGACCTATGCAGAGGCCAAAAAAGACGTCCTGATCTGGACCTACAACGTCCACCAGGGTTTCGGCCCCTACGACGGAACCTTCAACGGCTACGAACTGGTTAATCTCTTGTCAGAGCAGAGGCCTGACATCTGGCTTGGCCAGGAAGTTGTGGGAGGAATGATAGCAAACGCCTACCAGGACGTGCCCCTCTTCGTCTCGGCCCACCTCGGCTACGCCTACGAGTACAAGCCGGCCGTTGAGGGAACATACGGTATAGCGGTCTTCTCACACTGGCACATGAATACCGTTGGCGAGCTCAACCTTGAGAGCGTCGGCCAGGTGAGGCCGGCCCAGAAGGTCTCCGTGGATGAGCTTGGGCTCACCATAGTGAACGTCCACATGGGGCTGAGCGAGGAAGAGCGCGCGATGCAGGCGGAAGAACTGCTAAAGTTCGCCGAGGCTTCACCAGTGGCTCAAATAATAGCGGGCGACACCAACGCCGAGCCTTACGAGAGGGCAATAGAGATACTCACACGCGACTACCGCGACGCCTTCCCCGAGAGACCGCCCTACACTTTCCTCTGGGAGCGCAACGGGGTGGTCGATAAGGAGAACATCGACTATATCCTGCTCAAAAAGGACTGGCCGGCGAGGGTCAGGGACTATGGCTGCCTCTGCGATGTTCTAGTGTCAGACCACAGGCCGGTGTGGGCGCTCATCGAACTGCGGTGA
- a CDS encoding RNA 2'-phosphotransferase, with amino-acid sequence MPSRVKVSRLMAYILRHSPEEFGLRPDMEGFVPLDELIGALRTVYPGVTEELVREIVENDPKGRYGIRGDRIRARYGHSFEVRLNHEEDRESRILYHGTPRRNLELILREGLKPMRRQFVHLSTSRSEAIETGRRHGRDVVILIIDAECLRKRGLVVYKAGRNVRIVKKVPPECIVL; translated from the coding sequence ATGCCGTCGCGGGTTAAGGTCAGCAGGCTGATGGCGTACATACTGCGCCACTCGCCGGAGGAGTTTGGGCTCAGGCCGGATATGGAGGGCTTCGTCCCGCTTGACGAGTTAATCGGGGCGCTCCGGACGGTCTATCCCGGCGTTACGGAGGAGCTCGTAAGGGAGATTGTTGAGAATGATCCGAAGGGGCGCTACGGGATTAGAGGAGATAGAATCCGCGCCCGCTACGGCCACAGCTTTGAAGTAAGGCTCAATCATGAGGAGGACAGGGAGTCAAGAATCCTCTACCACGGCACGCCGAGGAGGAACCTTGAGCTGATTCTGAGGGAGGGGCTTAAGCCCATGAGGAGACAGTTCGTCCATCTGAGCACGAGCAGGAGCGAGGCCATCGAAACCGGCAGGAGGCACGGGAGGGACGTTGTTATTTTAATTATAGATGCTGAGTGTCTGAGAAAAAGGGGCCTGGTGGTCTACAAAGCCGGAAGGAATGTGCGTATTGTGAAAAAAGTTCCACCGGAGTGCATAGTTTTGTGA
- a CDS encoding RAD55 family ATPase, whose translation MVDVERVSTGIPGLDKMLNGGLISGRAYLVRGEPGLGKTTLSIQFLMEGVRNGENVLYITFEEPLVLIERDMRAFGFRLDDPLFHGIDATPVGKKTHIFEDVYYEKFAQGFERLSAAVEEKIRENNIRRVAVDPITMLRLTAKNELEYRKAFLEFLKVFMHHDVTVIITSSILGGTPDVEDYLTSGVIELRRYGVKGRAVRGIQILKFRGSAFDEDIRPYGFTSRGIEVYSSESLYAR comes from the coding sequence ATGGTGGATGTTGAGAGGGTATCCACGGGGATACCCGGACTTGACAAGATGTTGAACGGCGGGTTAATCTCTGGAAGGGCGTATCTCGTTAGGGGAGAACCCGGGCTCGGAAAGACGACCCTTTCCATTCAGTTCCTTATGGAAGGGGTGAGAAACGGAGAAAACGTGCTCTACATAACCTTTGAGGAGCCCCTTGTCCTTATTGAGAGGGACATGCGGGCGTTTGGCTTTCGCCTGGACGATCCCCTTTTCCATGGGATTGACGCGACCCCGGTGGGCAAAAAGACGCATATATTCGAGGACGTATACTATGAAAAATTTGCCCAGGGTTTTGAAAGGCTGTCCGCTGCGGTGGAGGAAAAAATACGCGAGAACAACATCCGCAGGGTCGCTGTGGATCCCATAACAATGCTGAGACTGACCGCAAAGAATGAGCTTGAGTATCGGAAGGCATTCCTGGAGTTCCTGAAGGTATTTATGCACCACGATGTGACGGTCATAATAACCTCAAGCATTTTGGGCGGGACTCCCGATGTGGAGGACTACCTTACCAGCGGCGTGATCGAACTTAGAAGGTATGGTGTCAAGGGGCGGGCTGTGAGGGGAATACAGATCCTCAAGTTCAGGGGCAGTGCATTTGATGAAGACATAAGGCCATACGGCTTTACCAGCAGGGGGATAGAGGTGTATTCTTCTGAGAGCCTTTACGCAAGGTGA
- a CDS encoding C69 family dipeptidase codes for MCDILVATPEATKEGITLFAKNSDREPNEAQILEFIPRTKPEEEKVRLTYVDFPQVKETYAVILSRPWWMWGAEMGVNEFELAIGNTAVFTKVKVPEKGITGMDMIRLALERTKSAKDALEFITGIVERGLQGGNGSKSHKLYYFSSFIIADPKEAWVLETVGKEWAAKKIEGVYSISNALTIGNDWDMASERIEALARNGSFSFAKHFSDRFYTHFAHGKKRRAFTLAKLKEREGEITLEYMMSLLRSHSFEPYRPEKGSMRDICMHYGGLTRPSQTASSQVSELGKGLHWFTGTSNPCLSIFKPVSLEGGLPDLGKEPTDRYDPEAYWWRFEAFHRRFLTNYRSYIEDFSRERDRLQAEIIERAREVEKTPGDMKALTEWAFREEARLLERWEKIVRPGRLPFLFGRAWKKVNEGAGLEL; via the coding sequence ATGTGCGATATTCTCGTGGCTACTCCCGAGGCCACCAAGGAAGGAATAACTCTCTTCGCCAAGAACAGCGACCGCGAGCCGAACGAGGCCCAGATACTTGAGTTCATACCGCGAACTAAACCCGAGGAGGAGAAGGTCAGGTTAACCTACGTGGACTTTCCGCAGGTGAAGGAGACCTACGCGGTAATCCTCTCCCGTCCCTGGTGGATGTGGGGCGCTGAGATGGGCGTAAACGAGTTCGAGCTGGCGATAGGCAACACGGCAGTCTTCACGAAGGTCAAGGTACCGGAGAAGGGAATAACCGGAATGGACATGATACGTTTGGCACTTGAGAGGACAAAGAGCGCGAAAGATGCTTTGGAGTTCATAACTGGCATCGTTGAGCGAGGTTTGCAAGGTGGAAACGGGAGCAAGAGCCACAAGCTCTACTACTTCAGCTCTTTCATAATAGCCGACCCAAAAGAGGCCTGGGTTCTTGAGACCGTTGGAAAGGAATGGGCGGCAAAGAAAATCGAGGGGGTCTATTCCATCTCCAACGCCCTCACGATTGGGAATGACTGGGACATGGCATCGGAAAGAATAGAGGCCCTCGCGAGAAATGGCTCCTTCAGCTTCGCGAAACACTTCTCGGACAGGTTTTACACCCACTTCGCCCATGGGAAGAAGAGGAGGGCCTTCACACTGGCAAAACTAAAGGAGAGGGAGGGCGAGATAACGCTCGAATACATGATGTCCCTTCTTCGCTCCCACTCCTTTGAGCCCTACCGCCCGGAGAAGGGCTCGATGAGAGACATATGCATGCACTACGGCGGCCTAACGAGGCCATCCCAGACTGCCTCTTCCCAGGTTTCCGAGCTTGGAAAGGGCCTCCACTGGTTCACGGGCACATCAAACCCCTGCCTGAGCATCTTCAAGCCGGTGAGCTTAGAGGGCGGCCTTCCGGACCTCGGAAAGGAACCCACCGACCGCTACGATCCCGAGGCATACTGGTGGCGCTTCGAAGCCTTCCACAGGAGGTTCCTGACGAACTACCGGAGCTACATCGAGGACTTCTCCCGCGAGAGGGATAGACTGCAGGCCGAGATAATAGAGAGGGCGCGGGAGGTCGAGAAAACTCCCGGGGATATGAAAGCTTTAACGGAGTGGGCCTTCAGGGAAGAGGCAAGGCTCCTCGAAAGGTGGGAGAAGATCGTGAGGCCCGGAAGGCTTCCATTCCTCTTCGGCAGGGCTTGGAAAAAGGTCAACGAGGGGGCGGGGCTGGAACTGTAG
- a CDS encoding glycoside hydrolase family 1 protein, whose amino-acid sequence MLRFPDGFLFGTATSSYQIEGNNVWSDWWYWAERGKLPPAGRACNSWELYEKDIELMAELGYKAYRFSIEWGRIFPEEGRPNEEALMRYQGIIDLLRENGIIPMLTLHHFTLPTWFAIKGGFEREDNLEHWRGYVELIADNIEGVELVATFNEPMVYVVASYVEGMWPPFRKNPLKAEKVVANLIKAHAIAYEILHGKFRVGIVKNRPHFIPASDSERDRKATEEIDYTFNRSMLDGIVTGKFRGFMRTFDVPASGLDWLGMNYYNIMKVRALRNPLKRFAVEDADMSRKTDMGWSVYPRGIYEGLKAFSSYGLPLYVTENGIATLDDEWRIEFIIQHLQYVHKALREGIDVRGYFYWSLIDNYEWAEGFRPRFGLIEVDYKTFERKPRRSAYVYGEIARSGEVSDELLERYGLVEV is encoded by the coding sequence ATGCTCAGGTTTCCGGACGGATTTCTCTTCGGGACGGCAACATCGTCCTACCAGATTGAGGGCAACAACGTCTGGAGCGACTGGTGGTACTGGGCCGAAAGGGGAAAGCTTCCCCCGGCAGGAAGGGCCTGCAACTCCTGGGAGCTGTATGAGAAGGACATCGAGCTGATGGCGGAGCTGGGCTATAAAGCCTATCGCTTTTCTATCGAATGGGGTCGCATTTTCCCAGAGGAGGGAAGGCCAAACGAGGAGGCGTTAATGCGCTACCAGGGGATAATCGACCTGCTCAGAGAGAACGGGATTATCCCAATGCTCACACTCCACCACTTCACCCTGCCCACGTGGTTCGCCATCAAGGGTGGCTTCGAAAGGGAAGACAATCTTGAGCACTGGAGGGGCTACGTTGAGCTGATAGCGGACAACATCGAGGGCGTTGAGCTGGTGGCGACCTTCAACGAGCCCATGGTCTACGTCGTTGCCTCATACGTCGAGGGAATGTGGCCACCCTTTAGGAAGAACCCGCTGAAGGCCGAGAAGGTCGTGGCAAATCTCATCAAAGCCCACGCCATCGCCTACGAGATTCTTCACGGTAAGTTTAGGGTCGGGATAGTGAAGAACAGGCCCCACTTCATTCCGGCGAGCGATTCTGAGAGGGACAGGAAAGCGACAGAAGAGATAGACTACACCTTCAACCGTTCCATGCTGGACGGAATCGTGACTGGAAAATTCAGGGGATTCATGAGGACCTTCGACGTTCCAGCGAGCGGCCTCGACTGGCTCGGGATGAACTACTACAACATCATGAAGGTCAGAGCCTTAAGAAACCCTCTCAAACGCTTCGCCGTCGAGGACGCCGACATGAGCAGGAAAACCGACATGGGCTGGAGCGTCTATCCGAGGGGCATCTATGAGGGACTGAAGGCCTTTTCATCCTATGGCCTTCCGCTCTACGTCACCGAGAACGGCATAGCGACGCTCGACGACGAGTGGCGCATCGAGTTCATAATCCAGCACCTCCAGTACGTCCACAAAGCTTTGAGAGAGGGCATCGACGTTAGGGGCTACTTTTACTGGTCGCTGATAGACAACTACGAGTGGGCTGAAGGCTTCAGGCCGCGTTTTGGACTCATAGAGGTGGACTACAAGACCTTCGAGAGAAAACCGAGGAGGAGCGCCTACGTCTACGGTGAAATCGCAAGGAGTGGAGAAGTAAGTGACGAACTGCTCGAAAGGTACGGACTTGTGGAGGTTTAG
- a CDS encoding family 4 glycosyl hydrolase, producing the protein MRIAFIGAGSIFTPLGLYTIATSEVLRNADVYLVEIDDERRKFITALAEKIKKTFKADFTVTPLESVEGLKKYSIDYAVISVEKERYERWRLDFEIPHKYGVMQVLGENGGLGGLAHTLRVVPLVLEIAKRIEDVNRDARVFIYSNPEPRVTYAVLNYTGLKNVYGLCTGYLERKEMLAPLMKADEREISLIAAGLNHFTWIKELRVKDEDAYPRLDEALRRRPDFEPLSQLLYRTYGLFPSPDDNHIGEYLNFAWHLIPEERKGLKWIERTKKEGDEVRRLLRLFLRGLVPKFAFNRFIKFPDVAMNVVEGLEGRGKLQEAINVPNRGYIDLPEGTIVEVPAEVSPRGIKPLRVELPREALVPLRVQAEIQRLSAEAAAEGNVEKVIKAVLLDPVVHDAEVGLKAMAELMRAHLDMMPQFGEDDVEVIEGWLRA; encoded by the coding sequence ATGAGGATAGCCTTCATCGGAGCTGGGAGCATATTCACCCCCCTCGGCCTCTACACGATAGCCACGAGCGAGGTTCTGAGAAACGCGGACGTTTACCTCGTAGAGATAGACGACGAGCGGAGGAAGTTCATAACGGCCCTGGCAGAGAAGATAAAGAAGACCTTCAAAGCTGACTTCACCGTCACACCCCTTGAGAGCGTCGAGGGGCTCAAGAAGTACAGCATCGATTACGCGGTCATCTCGGTCGAGAAGGAGCGGTACGAACGCTGGAGGCTGGACTTCGAGATCCCCCATAAGTACGGGGTAATGCAGGTTCTCGGGGAGAACGGGGGCTTGGGGGGTCTGGCCCACACGCTCCGCGTCGTCCCGCTGGTTCTGGAGATAGCGAAAAGGATAGAGGACGTTAACAGAGACGCACGGGTCTTCATCTACTCCAACCCCGAGCCGAGGGTGACCTACGCGGTTCTGAACTACACGGGATTAAAAAACGTCTACGGCCTCTGCACCGGTTACCTTGAGAGGAAGGAGATGCTGGCCCCCCTGATGAAGGCCGACGAGAGGGAGATAAGCCTCATCGCGGCTGGCCTGAACCACTTCACCTGGATAAAGGAGCTCCGCGTGAAGGATGAGGATGCCTACCCAAGGCTCGACGAGGCACTAAGGAGAAGGCCGGACTTCGAACCCCTGAGTCAGCTTCTTTACCGGACGTACGGCCTCTTCCCCTCGCCTGACGACAACCACATAGGGGAGTACCTAAACTTCGCCTGGCACCTGATTCCGGAGGAGAGGAAGGGGCTGAAGTGGATAGAGAGAACCAAGAAGGAGGGGGATGAGGTAAGGAGACTGCTGAGGCTCTTCCTCCGTGGTCTCGTCCCGAAGTTCGCCTTCAACCGCTTCATCAAGTTCCCCGACGTTGCCATGAACGTCGTTGAGGGGCTTGAAGGCAGGGGAAAGCTTCAGGAGGCTATAAACGTTCCCAACAGGGGCTACATCGACCTGCCGGAAGGCACGATAGTAGAGGTTCCGGCGGAGGTCTCGCCAAGGGGCATAAAACCGCTCCGCGTCGAGCTCCCGAGGGAGGCTCTGGTTCCCCTCAGGGTTCAGGCGGAAATCCAGAGACTATCGGCGGAGGCAGCGGCGGAAGGAAACGTGGAGAAGGTGATAAAAGCGGTGCTTCTCGACCCAGTTGTTCACGACGCCGAGGTGGGACTGAAGGCCATGGCCGAGCTGATGAGGGCGCATCTTGACATGATGCCCCAGTTCGGGGAGGACGACGTTGAGGTGATAGAAGGCTGGCTGAGGGCCTAA
- a CDS encoding PIG-L deacetylase family protein: protein MKPLLLARAKLRGVSPGEFRALLKETLGFDVERPFDSVTRILCVQPHPDDCELAVGGTLAKLSREGRGITYLTLTDGSAGSREIPPGELREIRRKEQERAAEIIGVKKLLWLDYPDTRLPYSGEVRNEILKIIRSERPDLVLAPDPWLAYDVHPDHRNAGLLTGEAAFFSALPSVGEGEPWEVRLLGFYYTDNPNHVEDVDAFLKLKLKALKAHESQFKSEWNSWEVFVKSVARFYGEMAGFKYGEGLRVLPTVLFHANPLAGVL from the coding sequence ATGAAGCCCCTTCTCCTTGCCCGGGCCAAGCTCAGAGGGGTTTCCCCCGGCGAGTTCAGGGCGCTCTTGAAGGAAACCTTAGGCTTCGACGTGGAGAGGCCCTTTGATAGCGTTACGAGAATCCTCTGCGTCCAGCCGCATCCAGACGACTGCGAGCTCGCCGTTGGTGGAACCCTGGCGAAGCTCTCACGGGAGGGAAGGGGGATAACATACCTCACACTAACGGACGGCTCGGCCGGGAGCAGGGAGATTCCGCCAGGGGAGCTGAGGGAAATCAGGAGAAAGGAACAGGAGAGGGCGGCCGAGATAATAGGCGTCAAGAAACTTCTCTGGCTCGACTATCCGGATACTAGACTGCCCTACAGCGGGGAGGTGAGGAACGAAATCCTCAAAATAATCCGCTCGGAAAGGCCAGACCTCGTCCTCGCCCCCGACCCCTGGCTGGCCTACGACGTGCACCCCGACCACAGGAACGCGGGGCTCTTAACCGGGGAGGCGGCCTTCTTCTCCGCCCTTCCGAGCGTCGGGGAGGGGGAGCCGTGGGAGGTGAGGCTCCTCGGCTTCTACTACACGGACAACCCGAACCACGTTGAGGACGTCGACGCTTTCCTCAAGCTCAAGCTGAAGGCTCTGAAGGCCCACGAGAGCCAGTTCAAAAGCGAGTGGAACTCGTGGGAGGTCTTCGTGAAGAGCGTTGCCAGGTTCTACGGCGAGATGGCGGGCTTCAAATACGGCGAGGGGCTGAGAGTTCTCCCAACGGTTCTCTTCCACGCCAACCCGCTCGCGGGGGTGCTGTGA
- a CDS encoding MFS transporter, producing MGNLRNRLSILLLVLMAAFLMADQNLLPPNYQQIMAEFGISETQMGLVSTIFVATSALITIVWGFLSDIKGRKKLLVVGVLLGEIPCFLTAFVNSYYELLLMRLFTGIGVGSIIPIGYSLIADMFPSEERGKGYAFIQTAFGFGTLFGMIMAGLIGSWRLPFILASVPNFILAPLFYVIAEEPKRGAGEEEVRKLIERGVEYTYRLSWEAVRKSFRTKTNLLIFLQGLAGTVPWGVLMYWLVSFLIVTRGMAKETATFVLLILGIATVIGTLVGGYVGDYFERRSPGGRALVTGIAVFLGMIAAIGVIVYPLPSELSFGGWLALTVYSILFLQLVSFAGPNVTAIISQVNLPEDRGTVFGVFNIIDNVGKALGPLFGGFLIEALRSAGYTNAQAYEYTLVIGSLFWTLCALVWFWIRHQYPKDREEVREILRRRAEELLGGVPG from the coding sequence ATGGGAAACCTGAGAAACAGGCTCTCCATACTCCTTCTCGTCCTGATGGCGGCCTTCCTGATGGCCGACCAGAACCTCCTGCCACCGAACTACCAACAGATAATGGCCGAGTTCGGGATAAGCGAGACCCAGATGGGGCTTGTCTCGACGATATTCGTCGCAACGAGCGCCCTGATAACGATAGTCTGGGGTTTTCTCTCCGACATCAAGGGGAGGAAGAAGCTCCTCGTCGTGGGCGTTCTCCTCGGTGAGATACCCTGCTTCCTGACTGCCTTCGTCAACAGCTACTACGAGCTTCTCCTCATGCGGCTCTTCACGGGGATTGGAGTTGGCTCGATAATCCCGATAGGATACTCCCTCATAGCAGATATGTTCCCGAGCGAGGAGCGCGGAAAGGGCTACGCCTTCATACAGACCGCCTTCGGCTTCGGAACCCTCTTCGGAATGATAATGGCCGGCCTGATAGGGAGCTGGAGGCTCCCCTTCATCCTCGCATCGGTTCCAAACTTCATACTGGCTCCCCTATTCTACGTGATAGCGGAGGAGCCCAAGAGGGGGGCCGGAGAGGAGGAAGTCAGAAAGCTCATCGAGCGCGGTGTGGAGTACACCTACCGGCTGAGCTGGGAGGCCGTTAGAAAGTCCTTCAGGACGAAGACGAACCTCCTCATCTTCCTCCAGGGCCTGGCCGGGACCGTCCCCTGGGGCGTCCTCATGTACTGGCTGGTCTCGTTCCTCATAGTGACGAGGGGAATGGCGAAGGAGACAGCCACCTTCGTTCTGCTGATCCTCGGAATAGCGACCGTGATAGGAACCCTCGTCGGAGGTTACGTGGGGGACTACTTCGAGAGGAGAAGCCCCGGCGGCAGGGCACTGGTAACGGGGATAGCGGTCTTTCTCGGAATGATAGCGGCGATCGGGGTCATAGTTTACCCGCTCCCATCGGAGCTCTCCTTCGGGGGCTGGCTCGCACTGACGGTCTACTCGATACTCTTCCTCCAGCTCGTCAGCTTCGCGGGGCCGAACGTTACGGCAATAATCTCCCAGGTGAACCTGCCCGAGGACAGGGGGACGGTCTTTGGAGTGTTTAACATCATAGACAACGTCGGAAAGGCCCTCGGGCCTCTCTTCGGCGGCTTCCTAATCGAGGCGCTCAGGAGTGCCGGCTACACCAACGCCCAGGCCTACGAGTACACGCTCGTAATAGGCTCGCTCTTCTGGACGCTCTGCGCCCTCGTGTGGTTCTGGATAAGGCATCAGTATCCAAAGGACAGGGAGGAGGTCAGGGAGATACTCAGGAGACGTGCCGAGGAGCTCTTGGGAGGTGTGCCCGGATGA